One region of Niallia sp. Man26 genomic DNA includes:
- the mraZ gene encoding division/cell wall cluster transcriptional repressor MraZ, producing the protein MFMGEYHHNVDAKGRLIVPAKFRDHLGETFILTRGLDQCLFGYPLSEWEIIEEKLKALPLTKKDARAFTRFFFSGATECELDKQGRINIASPLVQYAKLEKECIILGVSNRIEIWSKSLWEEYFSESEDSFAEIAENMIGFDI; encoded by the coding sequence ATGTTTATGGGCGAATATCATCATAATGTTGACGCCAAAGGTCGTTTGATCGTACCTGCGAAATTTAGGGACCATTTAGGGGAAACCTTTATACTAACCCGCGGACTTGATCAATGTTTATTCGGTTACCCGCTCTCAGAATGGGAGATAATAGAAGAGAAGCTGAAGGCGCTGCCTTTAACGAAAAAGGACGCTCGGGCTTTTACACGTTTTTTCTTTTCTGGAGCCACAGAATGCGAGCTCGATAAACAAGGGCGCATTAATATTGCTTCCCCGCTTGTGCAGTATGCAAAGCTGGAAAAGGAATGCATAATTTTAGGTGTATCCAATCGCATCGAAATCTGGAGTAAATCACTCTGGGAAGAATATTTTTCAGAATCTGAGGATTCTTTTGCAGAAATTGCAGAAAATATGATTGGCTTTGATATTTAA
- the rsmH gene encoding 16S rRNA (cytosine(1402)-N(4))-methyltransferase RsmH, whose translation MFKHTTVLLNEAVDGLNIQPDGIYVDCTLGGAGHSELILSKLSDKGRLIAFDQDETAIMNAEKKLEPYKDKLTIVKSNFSNLKEEIHNLGITGVDGVLYDLGVSSPQLDTPERGFSYHHDAPLDMRMDSDADISAYEVVNNWKYEDLVRIFFRYGEEKFSKQIARKIEAARETKPVETTGELVELIKDAIPAPARRKGGHPAKRVFQAIRIAVNDELGVFEDSIGQAISLLNKGGRISVITFHSLEDRICKAAFKKASDLPDLPPGLPIIPDEFQPELKLITRKPIVPSEEELEENNRARSAKLRIAEKL comes from the coding sequence ATGTTTAAACATACTACAGTATTGCTGAATGAGGCCGTTGACGGCTTAAATATACAACCAGATGGCATTTATGTCGACTGTACGCTTGGTGGAGCAGGACATAGTGAACTGATTCTATCCAAACTATCTGACAAAGGCAGACTGATTGCTTTTGACCAAGATGAGACAGCTATCATGAATGCAGAGAAAAAACTTGAACCCTATAAGGACAAGCTGACAATCGTCAAAAGCAACTTCAGCAATTTAAAGGAAGAAATACATAATCTTGGAATTACAGGTGTGGATGGGGTGCTTTACGATTTAGGTGTTTCCTCACCTCAGCTAGATACACCAGAAAGAGGCTTCAGCTATCACCATGATGCCCCTCTCGATATGAGAATGGACAGTGATGCAGATATATCTGCATACGAAGTTGTTAATAATTGGAAGTACGAAGATTTAGTGAGAATCTTTTTCCGTTATGGGGAAGAGAAATTTTCAAAGCAAATCGCCCGCAAGATTGAAGCGGCAAGGGAAACAAAGCCTGTAGAAACGACTGGGGAGCTTGTTGAATTAATTAAAGACGCAATTCCAGCACCTGCAAGACGAAAAGGCGGACATCCGGCAAAAAGAGTATTCCAAGCCATCAGAATTGCTGTAAATGATGAATTGGGTGTTTTTGAAGACTCCATTGGACAAGCTATTTCATTGTTAAATAAGGGCGGAAGAATAAGTGTCATTACCTTCCATTCCCTTGAAGATAGAATTTGCAAGGCTGCATTTAAAAAGGCGAGCGATTTACCTGACTTACCGCCAGGTTTGCCAATCATTCCTGATGAGTTTCAGCCAGAGTTAAAGCTAATCACTAGGAAACCG